GTTTTGAAGAACCTGAGATCTGGCACCCCTCAGTCCTTAGACGACCCCATGATAAGAATCTCCCCTCCAGCGCCACTGGGGAGGGACTGCAGGGAGCTCGCGGACAGCATAGCCTCCGAAGAGGTAAGGGCTCCAAGGACGCCACACCGCCCGGGGTCAGAGACGAGGCCAGCGCGGCCCAGAGAGGCTGAACCCCTGGCCTGGCGACTCGGCGCCGGGGCCGCGGGGCGGGCGCTCACCTCGATGAGCGAGTAGTTGATCTCCACGTCCGACTTGACGAAGCCACCGCAGCCCACCACGATGTCCTCCGGGCCGTGCGACGGCATCACGCCGCTCAGCAGCAGCACCACCGCGGCGGCGACCACCGCGGGCCCCCGCGGCCCCGCGCCCTGGCCCACCAGCATGGCCCGGCCTCCCCCAGCTAGGCCCTCCGCAGGCAGCCGGGTCCCGCCCCTCACACCGCACGCTGCAGACGCCTTCCTCCTCCCAGGCCGGCCGACAGCCCAGGCCCCGctgccgcccgccgccgcccgccgccgccgcccgccgccgccgccgcccgccgccgcccgccgccgcccgccgccgcgccgccgccgccgcccgccgccgccgcccgcccgccgcccgccgcccgcccgcccgccgcccgcccgccgccgcccgccgccccgcccgcccgccgccgccgccgcccgcccgcccccccccccccccccgcccgcccgccgcccgccgccgccccgccgccgccgcccgccgccgccgcccccgccgcccgccgcccgccgcccgccgccgccgccgccgccgcccgccgcccgccgcccgccgccgccgccgcccgcccgccgccgccgcccgcccccAACCGCCCTCAACCGCCACGCcacagccgccgccgccgccgccaacCGCCGCCGCGCACGCGCGCTTCGACCCCACGCTCACAGCCCCAGAAGAGAGAACTAAGGCGATGCTCGCAAGGAAACAAGGCCATCTCTGCCCTCTAGAGGCCTGGAGGACTCCGCGCAACATCTGGGAGGTGCAACGCAAGGTGCATGCCTACAGGGAGAAGCTCCAAAGATGAATGCTACTTTAGAATTCACCATCACAGCTGGAAAGGACGGGAGATTTTGTTGGCAGAATTATCTAACAACTTTCTCAAACCTTTCTGACCCATATATTTCGCAGGTAAAATATATAATCTCACCAAAAGCTTTAGGGCCGGGtgtgtggctcaagcctgtaatcccagctctgtgggaggctgaggtgggtggatcgcttcatcccaggagttcgagaccagcctgggtaatatggcgaaaccccatctctacacacacacacacacacacacacacacacacacacgaaaaaacgCTTTAGGAATTTGTGTAAGCTGGTGTATTTTTCCATGATAAATGATCGATACTTTTTTAAGCGAAACATGTTAATGTTAGCATATTAAAGAAAGtatgtactttgggaggccgaggcgggt
The sequence above is a segment of the Nomascus leucogenys isolate Asia unplaced genomic scaffold, Asia_NLE_v1 000599F_183625_qpd_obj, whole genome shotgun sequence genome. Coding sequences within it:
- the LOC115833865 gene encoding nodal modulator 3-like; this encodes MLVGQGAGPRGPAVVAAAVVLLLSGVMPSHGPEDIVVGCGGFVKSDVEINYSLIEIKLYTKHGTLKYQTDCAPNNGYF